The following is a genomic window from Candidatus Omnitrophota bacterium.
CGGTTATGCGCCTTACGCGGCTATGATCCCGCCAAGATCAATCCTGTCATGTTGAAAGATGTCGATACGGGCTACCCCCGCGCTGTGGACGTTTCGCTCGACAGCGCCCGCATCGGCCTTTCCCATTGCCTGCATCCCACGCCCATCGCTCTGGCGCTGGGCGAAATCTTTCCCTCCGTTTGAAATTCATCGAATGATGCAGCGATCGAAATGTTTGCCGGAAAGAAGCGAGTTCTTCGCCCTTGCTTTTCTTTTTCTGTTGACGGAAAAATAACAAGCCTTCATAACATCAATACGAACATTTTCCAATAAAAGGGAAACCAATCATGAAAGCAGTATTCAGCGATTCTTCCTCACTTCGCCGCCGTTGGATCGAAATCCTCGTTCTTGCAATAACTTTCAGCGCGGTGGAAATCGCCAGCGCGGTTCCATTCCGCGAATTTTATCAGCCGTTGCAGCCGCCGCGCTCTTTGCAAGTCATGGCTCATCGCGGACTCGCGGCGGCGGCGCCGGAAAATACTATTCCGGCTATTCAAGCGGCTGTGGAAGCGGGATTTGAATGGGTTGAAGTGGATGTTCGCCGTACAAAAGAAGGCGCGCATATCCTGCTGCACGATGCCGATCTCGATCGCACGACGAACGGCTCCGGACCCGTCATGCAAAAAACGATAAAGGAAATCAAGGCGCTGGACGCGGGCGCTTGGTTTGCTCTTCGGTTCGCTGGAACCGCTATACCTACTCTGAAAGAGGTTTTGTCTTATTGCAAGGATAAAATCAATCTCTATCTGGATTGTAAAAACATCAATCCCGAACTTTTAGTGCGTGAAATTAACGATGCGCAGATGGAAGCGCAAGTCGTTGTGTTCGATTCGCCGGAAATGCTGGATAAGATCAATCAACTTTCCGATTTCTCTATCGCCGTCATGCCCAGCATTAACGAGAAGATCGATGCGGGGTATTGGGCGAAGCGACTCCGTCCCGCCGCTGTAGAGATTCATGCGAACCTTCTCACACCGGAAATCGCAAAGCGGTTTCAAGAAGCTGGAATTTACGTACAAGCGCAAACATTGGGCGAGCGGGACGTCAAAGATGTGTGGCGCGCGTGCATGGATATGGGAGTGGATTGGATTCAAACCGATTATGGCGAGAACATCCTGGCCGAATACGCCTGGCGCAAGATGGGCGATTCGCCGTCCGTAAAAATTTCCGCTCATCGCGGCGCCAACGAGTTCGCGCCGGAAAACACGTTGGCCGCTTACCGCAAGGCGATCGACCTGGGCGTGGATTATATCGAAATCGACGTGCGTAAAACGAAAGATGGGCGCTTGGTTTCCTTGCATGATGGCCGCTTGAACCGCACTACTGACGGCGAGGGACCGGTTTCGGAAAAAACGTTGGAAGAATTGAAGCCGCTTTCCGCCGGAGCGTGGTTTGGCCTTCCTTATGCGGAAGAACGCATACCCACGCTTGAGGAAATTTGCGAATTGGTCCGTTCGCATCATGGACCGAAGGGGCCGGTTGGCTTGTATGTTGACCTTAAAGATCCTGACTTACATTTGTTAGTCCAAATTCTTAAACAATACGGCTTGGCGGAAAAGAATGTCTTCTATGGTTCCCCCGACGAACTTCTGCCGCTGCGCCAGCTGCTGCCCGGCGCGCAATTGATGCCGGGATTGGGGCGGGAGGAAGATTTCGATAAAAATGTACAACTTGTTAAGCCTTATGCGTTGGATACGAGTTGGAATATACTATCAAAAGCTTACATCGAACGGGCTAACCAAGCAGGCGTTCTCGTTTTTTCCGACGCGATGGGATTCAATGAAAATGTAGAATCGTATCTTCACGCCATAGAA
Proteins encoded in this region:
- a CDS encoding glycerophosphodiester phosphodiesterase family protein, with the protein product MKAVFSDSSSLRRRWIEILVLAITFSAVEIASAVPFREFYQPLQPPRSLQVMAHRGLAAAAPENTIPAIQAAVEAGFEWVEVDVRRTKEGAHILLHDADLDRTTNGSGPVMQKTIKEIKALDAGAWFALRFAGTAIPTLKEVLSYCKDKINLYLDCKNINPELLVREINDAQMEAQVVVFDSPEMLDKINQLSDFSIAVMPSINEKIDAGYWAKRLRPAAVEIHANLLTPEIAKRFQEAGIYVQAQTLGERDVKDVWRACMDMGVDWIQTDYGENILAEYAWRKMGDSPSVKISAHRGANEFAPENTLAAYRKAIDLGVDYIEIDVRKTKDGRLVSLHDGRLNRTTDGEGPVSEKTLEELKPLSAGAWFGLPYAEERIPTLEEICELVRSHHGPKGPVGLYVDLKDPDLHLLVQILKQYGLAEKNVFYGSPDELLPLRQLLPGAQLMPGLGREEDFDKNVQLVKPYALDTSWNILSKAYIERANQAGVLVFSDAMGFNENVESYLHAIEWGITTIQTDRIPRVFRAIELASQSKR